A window from Flavobacterium lindanitolerans encodes these proteins:
- a CDS encoding DUF262 domain-containing protein: protein MQEEELELSNIEQVDSSEQDYENDDLFNITSWGADMSFRELINMYDDDELLKPELQRKYVWEKVEASRFIESILLGLPIPSIFLANTPENNKLIIDGYQRIMTVYDYVKKGIFSKDGKTFKLTNNEKINYRWRGKSFNELDEFDQKKIRQTTIHAIIFEQKHPKDSDSSLFQIFERINTSGKILKPQEIRNCVYQGKLNSLLFELNTNETWRNLFGSDIEDSRMNDLEFILRFFALSDEDIKSKSEGQISLKLFLNNFMGKKSNNSKVFVETKRHEFETTMSFIYSHIGSNAFRNLNAENNYQTRFHPTIFDSISIATNYAINIKKSKVNVEILKQQHKKLLLHPDFKIYTSTRTTNIEHINGRINLACQILFGINYE from the coding sequence ATGCAAGAAGAAGAATTAGAATTATCAAATATTGAACAAGTTGATTCAAGTGAACAAGACTATGAAAATGATGATCTATTTAATATAACTTCATGGGGAGCTGATATGTCATTTAGAGAATTAATTAATATGTATGACGATGATGAACTTTTAAAACCTGAATTACAAAGAAAATATGTTTGGGAAAAAGTTGAAGCGAGTAGATTTATAGAATCTATTCTATTAGGCCTTCCCATCCCATCAATTTTTTTGGCAAATACACCTGAAAATAATAAATTAATTATTGACGGCTATCAAAGAATAATGACCGTATATGATTATGTTAAAAAAGGTATCTTCTCAAAAGACGGAAAAACATTTAAACTTACCAATAACGAAAAGATAAATTATCGATGGAGAGGAAAATCATTTAACGAACTTGATGAATTCGATCAAAAAAAAATAAGGCAAACTACTATCCATGCAATAATTTTTGAGCAAAAACATCCGAAAGATAGTGATTCAAGTCTTTTTCAAATTTTTGAAAGAATAAATACGAGTGGAAAAATATTAAAACCTCAAGAAATAAGAAATTGTGTTTATCAAGGTAAATTAAATTCATTATTATTTGAGTTAAATACGAATGAAACTTGGAGAAATTTATTTGGTTCGGATATTGAAGACTCAAGAATGAACGATTTAGAATTTATTTTGCGATTTTTTGCTCTTTCTGATGAAGATATTAAATCAAAAAGTGAAGGTCAAATTTCATTAAAATTATTTTTAAATAATTTTATGGGTAAAAAATCAAACAACAGTAAAGTTTTTGTTGAAACAAAAAGACATGAATTTGAAACAACAATGAGTTTTATATATTCACATATTGGCTCAAATGCTTTTAGAAACCTAAATGCTGAAAATAATTATCAAACAAGATTCCATCCCACAATTTTCGACTCTATTTCAATTGCAACCAATTATGCAATAAATATAAAAAAAAGTAAAGTAAATGTGGAAATTTTGAAGCAACAACATAAAAAGTTATTGCTACACCCTGATTTTAAAATTTATACGTCTACAAGAACTACAAATATTGAGCATATTAATGGCAGAATAAATTTAGCCTGTCAAATTTTATTTGGTATTAACTATGAATAA
- a CDS encoding HEPN domain-containing protein encodes MNNQTAQILANECDDDLARIEKIIDVLTNTNPAVPFLTKYSIIKACGTLEQCFKIIISDFCTHNQNSQTKKFIDITFRESSINPNIDNIHKSLSRFDSTWNNTFKNLLRADPNIHRIKSSISSLNNARNQFAHGGNPGVTFNDVKDYFDDAKIIIDYIDQSVK; translated from the coding sequence ATGAATAATCAGACGGCACAAATATTAGCTAACGAGTGCGATGACGATTTAGCTAGAATCGAAAAAATAATAGATGTTTTAACCAATACAAATCCAGCAGTTCCGTTTTTAACAAAATACTCTATTATTAAAGCTTGCGGGACATTAGAACAGTGTTTCAAAATTATAATATCAGATTTTTGCACCCATAATCAAAATTCTCAAACAAAGAAATTTATAGACATCACATTTAGAGAAAGTTCTATAAACCCAAATATAGATAATATACATAAATCTCTATCAAGATTTGACTCAACGTGGAATAATACATTTAAAAATTTATTAAGAGCAGATCCAAACATTCATCGAATTAAATCCTCAATATCTTCTTTAAATAACGCAAGAAACCAATTCGCTCATGGAGGAAATCCAGGAGTAACATTTAATGATGTGAAAGATTATTTTGATGATGCAAAAATAATAATTGACTACATCGATCAGTCAGTTAAATAA